In Eriocheir sinensis breed Jianghai 21 chromosome 8, ASM2467909v1, whole genome shotgun sequence, the following proteins share a genomic window:
- the LOC126995384 gene encoding LOW QUALITY PROTEIN: DDB1- and CUL4-associated factor 10 homolog (The sequence of the model RefSeq protein was modified relative to this genomic sequence to represent the inferred CDS: substituted 1 base at 1 genomic stop codon): MPKVKSGRVYGGVFPEYELRRREAGLRPGLGWESGLRRCLYSAITPCTSWDPHDHDPKTGFVGHGGVFNLEFSPDGSHLVAACEQRAVMVFDPLSRRQVHHIPHAHDNCVNCIKFLDSRVFASCSDDHTVALWDVRNLKRRIRLLQGHSNWVKNIEYSAADGILVTSGFDGKILGWDINGXAGTEESLLPTELFKMQGLMRMRLSPDCSKLVMCTTGGYMVLVHNLSLEHLAQDLQDFKPNMYRLMQLSNTPLPQAAMFTHLFYAQRNRVEFISDFPHSNEAEVIHSLQVHPQGWCILSRNTSMEDSSEWSCVHDIQELGVTACKDQDEDEDNADTGPADDLLSYDDVPPAATPEPEVHVGSSGGGGGGDSGNGNGNLHLSVTFSPRMEITLRHSPRDEVDDGGGGGGGGGGGGGGEAGGSGGGGGGDGGVAGGGAGIAGGGGGGGGGIDIQFRFTSMDVFEALEHIRERREEQRLRQDRQRPAREAADSGSGSGSSGSGSGSSGSGGGSSSSGGSNGEASWEALPRLNRNMTFSLRNRREAGREGSGRENTAAGSGGNSGGSGGRTAPSASLDSQNAFYIRTGSGNHRAILLLRPGQNYPRYYRTVDPNHKIARNIPRLTHYIEEPNVGRGFIKELCFNSDGRLICSPYAHGVRLMMFDRNCSELSTCVQDKPQTLYDVSTSNCHSNCVVSTKFSPTHCLLVSGCLNGKIVWHQPVL, from the exons ATGCCGAAGGTGAAGTCAGGCCGTGTGTATGGCGGCGTGTTCCCCGAGTACGAGCTGCGGCGCCGTGAGGCTGGGCTGCGGCCTGGCCTGGGCTGGGAGTCTGGGCTGCGGCGCTGCCTCTACTCGGCCATCACGCCATGCACCTCCTGGGACCCTCACGACCACGACCCCAAGACGGGATTCGTCGGTCACGGGGGGGTTTTCAACCTGGAGTTCTCGCCTGatgg GAGTCACCTGGTGGCGGCGTGTGAGCAGCGGGCGGTGATGGTGTTTGACCCACTATCTCGACGGCAGGTCCACCACATCCCCCACGCCCACGATAACTGTGTCAACTGTATCAA gtTCCTAGACTCCCGTGTGTTCGCCTCCTGCAGTGATGACCATACGGTGGCGCTGTGGGACGTGCGGAACCTCAAGCGCCGCATCCGCCTCCTCCAGGGGCACAGCAACTGGGTCAAGAACATCGAGTATTCAGCCGCTGATGGCATCCTCGTCACCTCGGGCTTTGATGGCAAGATCCTAGGCTGGGACATAAATGGGTGAGCGG GTACGGAGGAGAGCCTGCTGCCAACGGAGCTCTTCAAGATGCAGGGGCTGATGCGGATGCGACTGAGCCCAGATTGCAGCAAGTTGGTCATGTGCACCACCGGCGGATACATGGTTTTGGTGCACAACCTGAGCCTTGAACACCTCGCCCAGGACCTTCAGGACttcaag CCGAACATGTACCGCCTGATGCAGCTGTCAAACACGCCGCTGCCGCAGGCCGCCATGTTCACCCACCTGTTCTATGCCCAGCGGAACCGCGTGGAGTTCATCTCGGACTTCCCACACTCCAACGAGGCGGAGGTGATCCACTCCCTGCAGGTGCATCCCCAGGGCTGGTGCATCCTGTCCCGCAACACCTCCATGGAGGACTCATCCGAG TGGAGCTGTGTGCATGACATCCAGGAGCTCGGTGTGACGGCCTGCAAGGAccaggatgaggacgaggacaatGCAGACACTGGTCCTGCCGATGACCTGCTGTCCTACGATGACGTGCCGCCCGCCGCCACCCCCGAGCCTGAAGTGCATGTCGGGAgcagcggtggcggcggtggcggggacaGCGGAAACGGTAACGGCAACCTACACCTCTCAGTCACCTTTAGCCCCAGGATGGAGATAACGCTACGCCACAGCCCCAGGGACGAGGTGGATgacgggggcgggggtgggggcgggggcgggggcggtggtggtggtgaggcaggaggcagtggcggcggtggtggtggtgatgggggggtggCCGGGGGAGGGGCCGGGATagctgggggtggtgggggtggtggcggcggaaTTGACATCCAGTTCCGCTTCACATCGATGGATGTGTTTGAGGCGCTGGAGCACATCCGGGAGCGGCGGGAGGAGCAGCGGCTGAGGCAGGACCGCCAGCGCCCCGCCCGGGAGGCCGCCGACAGTGGCAGTGGCAGTGGCAGTAGCGGCAGCGGCagtggcagtagtggtagtggtggtggctccTCCTCCAGTGGCGGCAGCAACGGCGAGGCATCCTGGGAAGCCCTCCCACGCCTCAACCGCAACATGACCTTCAGCCTCAGGAACAGGCGTGAGGCAGGCCGGGAGGGCAGCGGCCGGGAGAACACGGCTGCGGGGTCCGGCGGTAACAGCGGCGGCAGTGGCGGCAGAACAGCCCCCTCAGCCTCCCTAGACTCCCAGAACGCTTTCTACATCCGCACGGGTTCAGGCAACCACCGCGCCATCTTGCTGCTGCGGCCAGGCCAGAACTACCCGCGTTACTACCGTACGGTGGACCCAAACCACAAGATTGCGCGCAACATCCCGCGCCTCACCCACTACATCGAGGAGCCCAATGTGGGCCGTGGCTTCATCAAGGAGCTCTGCTTCAACTCTGACGGCCGCCTCATCTGCTCGCCCTACGCCCATGGGGTGCGGCTCATGATGTTCGACCGCAACTGCTCGGAGCTGTCCACCTGTGTCCAGGACAAGCCGCAGACGCTCTACGATGTCTCCACCAGCAACTGCCACTCAAACTGCGTGGTCAGCACCAAGTTCTCCCCGACACACTGCCTTCTAGTCTCTGGCTGCCTCAATGGCAAGATCGTCTGGCACCAACCGGTTCTCTAG